The genomic interval GCGCCTCCTGACGGCGCCGCTCCGAGACACGCAACCCCAGGTGGAGCGAGAAGACGTGAAGCTGCTGTCCGCCGCCCAGCTCCAGGTCACACCGCAGCGCGCCCCGGGGCTCCCGCCCCTCCACGCTCAGGTCGTAGTTCTTCGAGTGGAGGATGGGCAGCCGGGTGAGGATGGCGTTGCCATAGCGCCGGCCGTTGCGCACGACGTTGGGGCCAAAGGCCATGTGCATGCCGAGCATGTCCGCCAGGTGCTCGGGCTGGTCCTCGCGGGAGGTGCGGCCGCGAAAGTCGCCGACCTCCTGCAACGCGACGATGTCCGCGCGCACTTCGCGGAGCACCTCACCCACGCGGCCCAGGTCGAAGCGGCCATCCGTCCCGATGCCGCTGTGGATGTTGTAGGAGACGAGCGTCAGCTCCACGCGCGCGGCTCATCACCCTTGGGCGGGACTGAAGCGCCGCACCGCCAGGCGCACCACCTCGACGGGCAACGACGCCAGCCGCGCCATCGCCTTGGCGACATCTCCCAGTCCCCCTCTCAGCGTCTGGAGCTGGCGGCCCGCTTCATCGATGAGGTCCGGAATCCGGCCGCGCGGAGGCTGCTCCCGCGTGGGAGGCAGCGCGCCGATAGGCAGCGTGCCCCGCATGACCGGATGCCCTCGCCGCTCCTTGCCCCGCGCCCCGCGCTTCGTCGCCGAGCCACCGCGCGAGAACTTTCCGTCGGGTGACTCGCGCGCCAGCTCCTCCAACTGCGCCTCCATCTGCCGCGCGTGGAAGAGCTCCTCCGTCTCGGAGAAGGACCGCCCATAGTGGACCCCTTCCCGGCCAGCCTGTTCCTCCGGATGCGCACGGGATTGCGCCAGATGCTCCTTGTCCCTCCGGCGCATGCTGCGGCTCTGCGGCTGGGTCTTCGGCACCTGGAAATGGTCGAAGCTATAGGGACGAGGCATCCGCGAATCTCCTCATGCGAAATCG from Myxococcus stipitatus carries:
- a CDS encoding endonuclease/exonuclease/phosphatase family protein, with amino-acid sequence MELTLVSYNIHSGIGTDGRFDLGRVGEVLREVRADIVALQEVGDFRGRTSREDQPEHLADMLGMHMAFGPNVVRNGRRYGNAILTRLPILHSKNYDLSVEGREPRGALRCDLELGGGQQLHVFSLHLGLRVSERRRQEALLLGSDILRDAVRKDPAVVCGDFNYWGNGAVPSLVRKAIHDAALELGTLARTYPTRWPLLRLDRIYVDSGVRPLAIHAHRTALSRKASDHLPLVLRFEAPIAVATTPSPPVQLIG